The DNA region ctggcaagtgaaaccacacatgcatttcggtattccctaaatatgaggAAACCACTGCCACTGACATATCACACCCAGAACCCCAACCCCATCCACCGGTGAAGCGCCCAAAGTAGGAAGGGCTGCAGGGGCAGGGGGCCATGATCACGGACCAACGCCACTGGTGTACACTGACCAAGGAGACTGCAGAAGGAGGAAACCCTGCAAGCACAGGGAAGAGCCCACAACCCCCACACAAGGGCGAGAGGAAGCAGCAAGCCACCATACCGTGGCCAGCATCAGACCGTCAGAGGCCACCAGGGAGCCGCCACAGAGCCAGCATCACACAGTGCCAGGAGGCAAAGCTCAACCATGAGGACACAGAAGACCCTGGGTACCTGGCTGAACCATCCGCTGTTGGGTCCCATGCCGCCGGCCCCTTGTGCCACCCCACCACGGAGGACCAGGATGCCTGAGCCATGCCATGACTAGTGAAAGTGAAGCAAAGGAGCGCTTCTTTAACCCCTGTCGAGGAAGCAttgccacagttttttttttttttttaagaagtctTATATTATaagattatattgaagtctatgtgaaaatgtcctcACTTCTCCctttatttattagctcagtatgCATTTAGACTTGCATTTAGAAAATAGACTTTAAAGCAGGGAATGCAgtagagcacagagcaggtaaacgcagctccaccttctcctcaaaATAAGGTTTATCTGTGTTTTCAAAAGCCaagatgatgatggaaaaattgcaaactggaggcttcaaaatggcagttcACAAACTAATGTATGATGTCATGGATGGTTGACGCTTGACCTGGACTGAATTTGCCAGGTGCACTTGCACCCTTCGACACTACTACTACACAACAACAatgtacaaacaaacacatgatcaTTCAGTAAAACATTAAGATTTTTATAACTCAAAGTCCTTTGTATTTGATGCAGGGCAAGTCCCCGTACAACAGGTCAACCTACCGCTACACTCCTCTCCTGGCCTGGCTTCTCACCCCCAACATCTATGTCAACAAGATGTTTGGCAAGATCCTGTTCATTGGATGTGATATATTGTCTGGACTGCTCATTTACAAGATCCTCTGCCTGCGGGGTCTGGGCTCTGAGGTTTGTCAGTtggatccttttttttccaccagaaTTGATAAGAAAAAattgactttttgttttcaatcgAAAAGTGCAGTGcagataaaatatgttttgttttgtttttttgccgggggggggggtggttatGTTCAGACAGCACGTCGAGTTTCCTCCCTCTGGTTCCTCAACCCTCTGCCTATGGGAGTGTCAAGCCGAGGAAACGCTGAGTCAATCCTGTCAGCCTTGGTGCTGGGGACATTACTCTGCATGGAAGGTAAAAGGGGGGCACAcggtgtgcgtgtgtctgtctgcgtgtgtaGTGTCTTTAAAACACTGTGTACATCGTAATGTAAATAAACATCAGCAAATACTTGTACCTCTCTTCCTCCAGGCCGCCGTCTCATATGGGCAGCAGTCCTGTATGGTCTGTCAGTCCATATGAAGATCTATCCTGTTACCTACGCCTTGTCCATCGCTCTGACTCTACGCTCACCAGAGACCACAAAAGAGAACAGGAGGGGGTGGATGAggtttattgttgttattggaAGCTTCATCAATGCAGAGCTGCTCCTTTTTGCAAGTGTGTCGGGGGGAGTTTTATGTGGGCTCACAGCACTCTGCTATTACATGTAAGAGGTGTTGGTTTCCAACTGCTGCATCAGCTGTGATTAAGAGTTGACTACTGTTTTGCCAATACTTACAATAATACTAAATACGTAACCAGTCCATATTTTTTAGATGTAAGTTTATTCAATTTTTATAATATGAAATATCTTTTCATTCTAACTTAGGATGAGGATTTCTTCTCATCTGAAAAATACTCTTGACTTGAGGCTAAACAGGAGTGCTCTGATCATGGGATTTCTTTCCTGTCCTCACAGTTATGGGTGGCAATTTCTTCATGAGACCTACTTGTACCATCTGACCAGAAGAGACATCAGACACAACTTCTCTCCATATTTCTACATGCTCTACCTCACTGCAGGTATTAATTTGTTTGGCAATTTAGAGTAGGCCTAAGACCAGCATGAAGTGTGCTCATGCAGAAGTATGGATTGCATTCAGTAGTGATGAATTTAAACCTCCAcatacaagcaaaaaaaaaaaaaaggatttagaCATCTCACCTCTGTGCTAAAATAAAACTCTCCAGTCAGAGCCTCACAGCAAAAGGTGCAAATTATTCACACATCTGAATGACTCATAGCAGCACCACAAcatctctcatctcatctcatctcatcttcaaccgcttaccCGGGGCCGGGTAGCAGCTCAAGCAGACGACCCCAAAACTTCcctttccccggc from Echeneis naucrates chromosome 20, fEcheNa1.1, whole genome shotgun sequence includes:
- the pigm gene encoding GPI alpha-1,4-mannosyltransferase I, catalytic subunit isoform X1 is translated as MDRLISKFTDQRVLFSASFVVRLALVIYGDYQDRTMMVKYTDIDYHVFTDAASFITKGKSPYNRSTYRYTPLLAWLLTPNIYVNKMFGKILFIGCDILSGLLIYKILCLRGLGSETARRVSSLWFLNPLPMGVSSRGNAESILSALVLGTLLCMEGRRLIWAAVLYGLSVHMKIYPVTYALSIALTLRSPETTKENRRGWMRFIVVIGSFINAELLLFASVSGGVLCGLTALCYYIYGWQFLHETYLYHLTRRDIRHNFSPYFYMLYLTADSRWSQWLGLAVFVPQLILLVETSLAFHSDLAFSCFLHTAIFVSFNKVCTSQYFLWYLCLIPLVIPHLSLSLKHGVGLVLLWFAGQGIWLAPAYFLEFEGYNTFLLIWFAGLLFLIINCFILIQIITHYKPKKTPCRLKVE